One genomic window of Equus caballus isolate H_3958 breed thoroughbred chromosome 6, TB-T2T, whole genome shotgun sequence includes the following:
- the GOLT1B gene encoding vesicle transport protein GOT1B isoform X2: MISLTDTQKIGMGLTGFGVFFLFFGMILFFDKALLAIGNVLFVAGLAFVIGLERTFRFFFQKHKMKATGFFLGGVFVVLIGWPLIGMIFEIYGFFLLFRGFFPVVVGFIRRVPVLGSLLNLPGIRSTT, encoded by the exons ATGATCTCCTTAACGGACACCCAGA AAATTGGAATGGGATTAACAGGATTTGGAgtgtttttcctgttctttggaatGATTCTCTTTTTTGACAAAGCACTACTGGCTATTGGAAAT gtTTTATTTGTGGCTGGCTTGGCTTTTGTAATTGGTTTAGAAAGAACATTCAGATTCTTcttccaaaaacataaaatgaaagcTACAGGATTTTTCCTGGGAGGTGTTTTTGTAGTCCTTATTGGTTGGCCTTTGATAGGCATGATATTCGAAATTTATGGATTCTTTCTCTTGTTCAG GGGCTTCTTTCCTGTGGTCGTTGGCTTTATTAGAAGAGTGCCAGTCCTTGGATCCCTCTTGAATTTACCTGGAATTAGATCA ACTACATAG
- the GOLT1B gene encoding vesicle transport protein GOT1B isoform X1 — MISLTDTQKIGMGLTGFGVFFLFFGMILFFDKALLAIGNVLFVAGLAFVIGLERTFRFFFQKHKMKATGFFLGGVFVVLIGWPLIGMIFEIYGFFLLFRGFFPVVVGFIRRVPVLGSLLNLPGIRSFVDKVGESNNMV, encoded by the exons ATGATCTCCTTAACGGACACCCAGA AAATTGGAATGGGATTAACAGGATTTGGAgtgtttttcctgttctttggaatGATTCTCTTTTTTGACAAAGCACTACTGGCTATTGGAAAT gtTTTATTTGTGGCTGGCTTGGCTTTTGTAATTGGTTTAGAAAGAACATTCAGATTCTTcttccaaaaacataaaatgaaagcTACAGGATTTTTCCTGGGAGGTGTTTTTGTAGTCCTTATTGGTTGGCCTTTGATAGGCATGATATTCGAAATTTATGGATTCTTTCTCTTGTTCAG GGGCTTCTTTCCTGTGGTCGTTGGCTTTATTAGAAGAGTGCCAGTCCTTGGATCCCTCTTGAATTTACCTGGAATTAGATCA tTTGTAGATAAAGTTGGAGAAAGCAACAATATGGTATAA